A stretch of Chitinophaga caeni DNA encodes these proteins:
- a CDS encoding RNA polymerase sigma factor, giving the protein MPESFTDKELLVLYRQEDTKEKAFTMIVEKYQERLYWHIRRLLISHEDTNDVLQNVFIKVWRNLASFREDAQLYTWLYRIATNESLSYIEQQKRKSAISLDDMDLALDNKLHSEPGFDGNSLAWKLQKAILQLPQKQKIVFNLRYFEEMPYEEMSQILDTSIGALKASYHHAVKKVEEFLKNEV; this is encoded by the coding sequence ATGCCCGAATCTTTTACTGACAAAGAACTCTTGGTTCTATACCGGCAAGAGGATACCAAGGAGAAGGCTTTCACCATGATCGTGGAGAAATATCAAGAGCGGTTGTATTGGCATATACGCCGCTTATTAATCAGCCATGAAGACACCAATGATGTATTACAAAACGTATTCATCAAGGTTTGGCGTAACTTGGCCAGTTTCAGGGAAGATGCCCAGTTATATACCTGGCTTTACCGGATCGCAACCAATGAATCTCTAAGCTATATCGAACAGCAAAAAAGGAAATCAGCCATTTCTTTAGATGATATGGACTTAGCCCTCGATAATAAATTGCACTCCGAACCGGGTTTCGATGGCAACAGTCTCGCTTGGAAACTCCAAAAAGCGATACTGCAACTACCTCAGAAACAGAAGATTGTGTTCAACCTTAGGTATTTTGAAGAAATGCCGTACGAGGAAATGAGCCAAATTCTTGATACGAGTATCGGTGCGCTGAAAGCATCCTATCATCATGCCGTGAAGAAGGTCGAAGAATTTCTTAAAAATGAAGTTTAA
- a CDS encoding transketolase family protein, producing MVKDIQALNEKETRAGFGEGILEAARQNPEVVALTADLLGSMKLQAFIKEFPERFIQCGIAEANMIGVAAGLTIGGKIPYTTTFANFSTGRVYDQIRQSVAYSGKNVKICASHAGLTLGEDGATHQILEDIGLMKMLPGMTVIVPCDFNQTKAATIAIANHEGPVYLRFGRPKWPNFTAEDQKFEIGKAQILNEGTDITLFACGHLVWKAVEAGKILEEKGYSVELINIHTIKPLDEEAVLRSIQKTGCAVTAEEHNVLGGLGDSIAQVAARHFPIPIEYVGTNDTFGESGKPEELLKKYGLDTPNIVEAAEKALARKKK from the coding sequence ATGGTAAAAGATATTCAAGCGTTAAATGAAAAAGAAACCCGCGCAGGTTTCGGTGAAGGCATCTTGGAAGCTGCCCGCCAAAACCCGGAAGTGGTAGCTCTCACCGCGGATCTATTAGGATCAATGAAATTGCAAGCCTTCATAAAAGAATTTCCCGAACGTTTTATTCAATGCGGTATCGCGGAAGCTAATATGATCGGTGTGGCTGCCGGTTTAACCATCGGGGGCAAAATTCCTTATACAACTACCTTCGCGAATTTCTCTACCGGCCGGGTGTACGATCAAATCCGTCAATCCGTAGCTTATTCCGGTAAAAACGTAAAAATATGCGCTTCCCACGCCGGGTTAACCCTCGGGGAAGACGGTGCAACCCACCAAATCCTGGAAGATATCGGTTTAATGAAGATGTTGCCCGGGATGACAGTGATCGTGCCTTGCGATTTCAACCAAACGAAAGCCGCTACTATTGCGATCGCTAACCATGAAGGTCCGGTTTACTTGCGTTTTGGAAGACCGAAATGGCCAAACTTTACCGCGGAAGATCAAAAATTCGAGATCGGTAAAGCACAAATCTTAAATGAAGGTACCGACATTACCCTCTTCGCCTGCGGCCACTTGGTATGGAAAGCTGTTGAAGCCGGTAAAATACTTGAAGAAAAAGGTTATAGCGTGGAGTTAATTAATATCCACACGATCAAGCCATTAGATGAAGAGGCCGTATTGCGTTCTATCCAAAAAACAGGTTGCGCCGTTACTGCGGAAGAACATAATGTTTTAGGCGGTTTAGGCGATAGCATTGCCCAAGTAGCTGCAAGACATTTCCCGATCCCGATCGAGTATGTAGGTACTAATGATACTTTCGGGGAAAGCGGCAAGCCTGAAGAGCTTTTAAAGAAATATGGTTTAGACACACCTAATATCGTTGAAGCGGCAGAAAAAGCTTTGGCACGTAAGAAAAAATAA
- the galE gene encoding UDP-glucose 4-epimerase GalE, translating into MQKVLVTGGCGYIGAHTIVDLINNGFEVVSVDSNIRSTTQLLDGIEKITGKKVRNYKVDLCNLEDTHAVFHENRDIVGVIHFAALKTVPESVANPLYYFQNNLSSLVNILKCVKEFNVPNLVFSSSCSVYGNTKALPVVEETPIGEAQSPYARTKQMGEQIIEDYARVNDTQCILLRYFNPVGAHPSALIGELPLGKPDNLVPVITQTAIGKIPKMVVYGHDFDTRDGSCIRDYIHVTDIAAAHTKALQYLIDHKNESNCEIFNLGTGNGVTVLEAIKAFEKISGLKLNYELGPGRPGDVIAIYANNNKAKEKLGWEPKMGIEDMMRTAWQWEVSLRDKVRNN; encoded by the coding sequence ATGCAAAAAGTTCTTGTAACCGGGGGATGTGGGTATATCGGGGCCCATACTATCGTGGATCTAATCAACAATGGTTTCGAGGTTGTTTCCGTAGATAGCAACATCAGGAGTACGACACAATTATTAGACGGGATCGAAAAAATCACCGGGAAAAAAGTGCGTAACTATAAAGTAGACCTTTGCAACTTGGAAGATACACATGCAGTGTTCCACGAAAACAGGGATATTGTAGGTGTGATCCACTTTGCAGCTTTGAAAACAGTACCGGAATCAGTAGCGAACCCTTTATACTATTTCCAAAATAACTTGTCATCCCTGGTCAACATACTTAAATGCGTGAAAGAGTTTAATGTACCGAACCTGGTATTCTCTTCCAGTTGCTCGGTATATGGCAATACGAAAGCGCTCCCGGTAGTTGAAGAAACGCCGATAGGAGAAGCGCAATCTCCCTATGCCCGTACAAAGCAAATGGGAGAACAAATTATTGAAGATTATGCCAGGGTGAACGACACGCAGTGTATATTGCTGCGCTATTTCAACCCGGTAGGCGCCCACCCGTCCGCGTTGATCGGTGAACTGCCCCTTGGCAAACCGGATAACCTGGTGCCCGTCATCACGCAAACCGCTATCGGGAAAATCCCTAAAATGGTCGTGTACGGTCATGATTTCGATACACGGGATGGCTCTTGTATCCGTGATTATATTCACGTGACCGACATCGCCGCCGCCCACACCAAGGCATTGCAATACTTGATAGATCATAAAAATGAATCTAATTGCGAAATATTCAACCTCGGTACCGGGAATGGCGTAACTGTATTGGAAGCGATCAAGGCATTCGAGAAAATTTCCGGATTAAAATTGAATTACGAACTAGGCCCCGGTCGCCCAGGGGACGTAATCGCAATTTACGCCAACAATAACAAGGCCAAGGAGAAATTAGGTTGGGAACCCAAAATGGGCATTGAAGATATGATGCGCACCGCATGGCAGTGGGAAGTATCCTTGAGAGATAAAGTAAGAAATAATTAA
- the rfbA gene encoding glucose-1-phosphate thymidylyltransferase RfbA, giving the protein MKGIILAGGSGTRLHPITYAISKQIMPVYDKPMIYYPMSTLMLAGIKDILIISTPHDLPGFQRLFGDGSQLGLNLKYAEQAVPNGLAQAFVIGEEFIGNDKVALVLGDNIFYGSGLGTQLAGNVDPDGGIVYAYQVSDPERYGVVEFDGNMNAISIEEKPEKPKSNYAVPGLYFYDNEVVAIAKSLQPSPRGEYEITDINKEYLRRGKLKVSVLPRGTAWLDTGTFDSLMQASQFVQVIEQRQGIKIACIEEIAYRKGFISKEQLKELAKPLVKSGYGQYLVNLIQ; this is encoded by the coding sequence ATGAAAGGAATTATCCTGGCTGGTGGATCAGGCACCCGATTACACCCCATAACATATGCTATCAGTAAGCAGATCATGCCGGTATATGATAAGCCGATGATTTATTATCCAATGTCCACGCTCATGTTAGCAGGGATCAAGGACATCCTGATCATCAGTACCCCGCATGATTTACCAGGATTCCAGCGGTTATTCGGAGACGGCAGCCAATTGGGATTGAACCTTAAATACGCGGAACAAGCCGTTCCAAACGGTTTAGCCCAGGCATTTGTCATTGGCGAGGAATTTATTGGAAATGACAAGGTGGCATTGGTTTTAGGCGACAACATTTTTTACGGCTCGGGACTAGGTACCCAATTAGCCGGGAATGTTGATCCCGATGGTGGTATCGTGTATGCTTACCAGGTGTCGGATCCTGAAAGGTACGGCGTTGTTGAATTTGATGGGAATATGAATGCCATATCTATCGAGGAAAAGCCTGAAAAACCAAAATCGAATTACGCTGTTCCAGGATTATATTTTTATGATAACGAGGTAGTGGCAATTGCCAAATCTTTGCAGCCTAGTCCCAGGGGAGAATACGAAATTACCGACATCAACAAGGAATACCTACGTCGCGGCAAATTGAAAGTTTCCGTATTGCCACGTGGCACCGCCTGGTTAGATACAGGCACATTCGATTCGCTGATGCAGGCATCACAATTTGTACAGGTAATCGAACAAAGGCAGGGCATAAAAATCGCTTGCATCGAAGAAATCGCTTACAGGAAAGGATTTATATCGAAAGAACAATTAAAAGAATTGGCGAAACCACTGGTTAAAAGTGGCTACGGTCAATATTTAGTAAACTTAATACAATAA
- a CDS encoding inorganic phosphate transporter — protein MTFLVIIIILAFIFDYINGFHDAANSIATIVSTKVLTPFQAVLWAAVFNFAAFFISKYVYGEFKVGNTIAKSVFEEFITLKVIFSGLVAAILWNLLTWWYGIPSSSSHTLIGGFIGAAVANAHGSFAVVNFDKVLPIVYFIVLAPFIGMVIAFIITILIVNICKKANPYRAENWFKRLQLVSSAALSLGHGGNDAQKVMGIIAAAMVAHGLIPSIKDVPDWVPFSCFAAIALGTMSGGWKIVKTMGTRITKVTPLEGVSAETAGAITLYLTESFGIPVSTTHTITGSIIGVGATKRLSAVRWGVTVSLLWAWILTIPISGIFAAAVFYVVNIFI, from the coding sequence ATGACTTTTCTAGTTATCATTATCATACTGGCTTTTATATTTGATTATATAAACGGTTTCCATGATGCGGCTAACTCGATCGCTACGATTGTTTCTACCAAGGTACTCACACCGTTTCAAGCTGTACTTTGGGCCGCGGTTTTCAACTTCGCAGCATTCTTTATCTCCAAATATGTTTACGGTGAATTCAAGGTTGGTAACACGATCGCGAAATCCGTATTCGAGGAGTTCATTACCCTCAAGGTAATTTTCTCCGGCCTAGTTGCTGCCATTTTATGGAACTTGCTAACCTGGTGGTATGGCATTCCTTCCAGCTCTTCCCATACCTTGATCGGTGGATTTATCGGCGCGGCCGTGGCAAATGCCCATGGTAGTTTCGCCGTGGTCAACTTTGACAAGGTATTACCGATTGTTTATTTTATCGTATTGGCGCCATTCATAGGTATGGTCATAGCCTTTATCATAACGATTCTCATTGTAAATATCTGTAAAAAGGCCAACCCTTACCGGGCTGAAAACTGGTTCAAACGTTTGCAGTTGGTTTCTTCCGCCGCATTGAGCTTGGGCCACGGTGGCAACGATGCGCAAAAGGTAATGGGTATCATTGCCGCAGCGATGGTGGCACATGGGCTCATCCCAAGTATCAAGGACGTGCCGGACTGGGTTCCTTTCTCCTGCTTTGCCGCGATAGCGCTAGGTACCATGAGTGGTGGTTGGAAGATCGTTAAAACCATGGGTACACGTATCACGAAAGTAACCCCCTTGGAAGGTGTAAGTGCTGAAACGGCCGGTGCTATTACCTTGTACCTTACCGAAAGCTTCGGTATCCCGGTAAGTACCACGCATACCATTACCGGTTCTATCATCGGTGTTGGAGCCACCAAAAGGCTTTCAGCGGTGCGCTGGGGTGTTACGGTGAGTCTCTTATGGGCATGGATCCTTACCATTCCCATCAGTGGAATTTTCGCTGCTGCCGTGTTTTATGTCGTGAACATATTCATATAA
- a CDS encoding DUF47 domain-containing protein, with the protein MGGFNSIVKLFMPKDRVFYSLFEDVAANLEEMGKVLTELVAASDPAVRKDKVNLIERLEHKNDDLTHRIFVELGQNFITPFDREDIHYLAATLDDVADYIHGSAKRIDIYKVTEINDNIRKLADLILQGVQELGRAIPELRNMQNMRVITDACVRINSLENRADDIYDRAIADLFDRESNAAELIKMREIYQALEIATDKCEDSANVIETIIIKYA; encoded by the coding sequence ATGGGAGGCTTCAATTCGATTGTTAAGCTATTTATGCCAAAAGACCGCGTTTTTTATTCATTATTTGAAGACGTGGCCGCTAACTTAGAGGAAATGGGTAAGGTGCTGACAGAGCTTGTAGCTGCCAGCGACCCTGCTGTTCGCAAGGATAAGGTGAACCTGATCGAGCGTTTAGAACACAAGAATGACGACCTAACACACAGGATTTTCGTGGAATTAGGCCAAAACTTCATTACCCCCTTCGACCGTGAAGACATCCACTACCTGGCGGCAACTTTGGACGATGTAGCTGATTACATTCACGGTTCCGCTAAAAGAATTGACATTTATAAGGTTACGGAAATCAATGATAATATCCGCAAACTGGCGGATTTGATCCTTCAAGGCGTTCAAGAGCTGGGACGCGCCATCCCCGAATTGCGCAACATGCAAAACATGCGCGTAATTACGGATGCCTGCGTTCGGATCAATAGCCTAGAAAACCGTGCTGATGATATCTATGACAGGGCCATCGCAGATTTGTTTGACAGGGAGAGTAACGCGGCAGAACTGATCAAGATGCGCGAAATCTACCAAGCATTGGAAATCGCAACCGACAAATGCGAAGATTCTGCCAATGTAATAGAAACCATCATTATTAAATACGCCTAA
- a CDS encoding UDP-2,3-diacylglucosamine diphosphatase, giving the protein MSNKRQLDIVVISDVHLGIYGCHAKELVKYLDEIEPKILILNGDIIDIWQFSKRYFPKSHTKVIRKILKMIGKGVDVYYLTGNHDESLRKYAGFELSNFYIDNKLILEVDGKKHWFFHGDVYDVTMQHSKWLAKLGGKGYDLLIIINRLVNHILEKMGREKMSFSKKVKQSVKSAVSFVSNFEDTVAEIAADKSFDVVCCGHIHQPVIKNMTFDNKDILYINSGDWVESLTALEYSNGKWELYQHPVTSAGQQLPATEEEDESVMEWEIAKTITFPTST; this is encoded by the coding sequence ATGTCCAATAAGCGTCAATTAGATATCGTAGTTATTTCTGATGTTCACCTGGGGATTTACGGCTGCCATGCTAAGGAACTCGTCAAGTACCTGGATGAAATCGAACCTAAAATACTCATTCTCAATGGCGATATTATCGATATTTGGCAGTTTTCCAAGCGCTATTTCCCCAAATCACATACCAAGGTGATCCGCAAAATCCTGAAAATGATCGGGAAAGGCGTTGATGTGTATTACCTGACGGGTAACCATGATGAGTCGCTCAGGAAATATGCCGGCTTCGAACTCAGTAATTTTTATATAGATAATAAGTTGATCCTCGAAGTGGATGGCAAAAAACATTGGTTTTTCCATGGCGACGTGTACGATGTGACCATGCAACATTCCAAGTGGTTGGCAAAATTAGGGGGAAAGGGCTACGATCTGCTGATCATCATTAACAGGTTGGTAAATCATATCTTGGAAAAAATGGGCCGCGAAAAGATGTCGTTTTCAAAAAAAGTGAAACAAAGTGTGAAAAGCGCCGTGAGCTTTGTCTCAAACTTTGAAGATACCGTGGCGGAAATTGCTGCCGACAAATCTTTCGACGTAGTTTGCTGCGGACATATCCACCAGCCTGTAATAAAAAATATGACTTTTGATAACAAGGATATATTATATATCAACTCCGGTGATTGGGTTGAAAGCCTAACCGCACTCGAATATTCCAATGGAAAATGGGAGTTGTATCAACACCCCGTTACTTCGGCGGGACAACAATTACCGGCAACAGAAGAGGAGGATGAATCTGTGATGGAATGGGAAATAGCCAAGACGATCACTTTCCCCACGTCTACATAA
- a CDS encoding TonB-dependent receptor produces MKRIFQTNLFILFLFSSIWASAQNATKSGRIVGKVTDKKSGEALIGVTVLIHGTANGTVTDVEGNYSLPVTSGVYTVDFKYIGYATKSIGDVKVEGQVPITLNIIMDEPASQNLKEVVIRGTFKQETINAIYVAQKNNAVVSDGISADLIKKSPDRNTGDVLKRVSGTSITDNKFVVVRGLAERYNTTLMNSNLLPSTEPDKKAFSFNIIPSSLIDNIIIYKTASPDLPGDFAGGAVKVNTKDLPNQPFTELSLSLGYHTLTTFKDFSAAGPKGKLDWAGFLDNSKDLPSAYTSVQDQYSNLPSADRKTITQQFPNTFGDIRNSKSLPNIGLQFSTGSTMQMENGHRLGYLLAVNYGTSRRLTQGERSDFDIEKNQMNFSATDNFEESRNLGALLNLAYSYNKSKIAWKNFFNNDFDLNYLTRNGWNFRSAGDTMLVNGSSAETTQNGLFNSVVEGTHQLGNQHIIVDWNASYGRAYRNQPDQRIFSSFNNNDPQQPYYVIISNVNSPQPNSLGRIYSNLTENIYGGGLNVTVPFKLFNENAKFKAGALKNYRSRDFGVTALGYTDVRYGQNITLDKGLNESNIFSPENLEKYNIVLSKLDLNSTDYKGTSDLNAGYLMLDNRLLKNLRMVWGARIENYVQELKSPGKANQKYTNTDVLPSVNLTYNLTEKSNLRGSFFMAVNRPEFRELAAYSQYDYENDFIIRGETELKRSTSLNADMRYEFYSGIGEIISASVFYKKFTDPIEQINLGNKILTYQNAVSATTIGAELEVRKNLAFLASNSFLKNMTFYVNASLINGDITLQNRGNLSSPMQGQSPYLINSGLTYAAPEGFAFNILYNKVGERLKFRGEQGGVDVFEKARDVIDLQLSKSILNQRGEIKLNVSDILAQPIRYYYNYDAEGKTAYDPSVDRVINQWKPGSTISLSFKYKFDKK; encoded by the coding sequence GTGAAACGCATATTTCAAACAAACCTGTTCATTTTATTCCTATTCAGTTCCATTTGGGCCTCTGCTCAAAACGCGACTAAATCCGGCCGCATTGTTGGTAAAGTAACCGATAAGAAGTCCGGTGAGGCGTTAATTGGTGTTACAGTATTGATTCATGGTACTGCTAACGGCACCGTAACTGATGTTGAAGGTAATTATTCCCTGCCGGTTACCTCCGGTGTTTATACCGTTGATTTCAAGTATATCGGATACGCTACCAAATCCATCGGTGATGTAAAAGTAGAAGGTCAAGTGCCGATTACTTTAAATATTATCATGGATGAACCTGCTTCGCAGAATTTGAAGGAGGTCGTGATCAGGGGTACTTTCAAACAGGAAACGATTAATGCAATTTATGTTGCACAAAAGAATAATGCAGTTGTATCCGATGGTATCTCTGCCGATCTTATTAAAAAATCACCAGATCGTAATACCGGTGATGTTTTAAAAAGGGTGAGCGGTACCAGTATAACTGATAACAAATTCGTTGTTGTACGCGGCTTGGCCGAACGTTACAATACGACCTTGATGAATAGCAACCTGCTGCCTAGTACAGAACCTGATAAAAAAGCCTTCTCTTTTAATATTATTCCATCTTCATTGATAGATAATATTATAATTTATAAAACGGCATCTCCTGATTTACCCGGTGATTTTGCCGGTGGGGCCGTAAAGGTCAATACCAAGGACTTACCAAATCAGCCGTTTACAGAATTGTCATTGAGCTTGGGTTATCATACCCTTACAACCTTCAAAGATTTTTCTGCCGCTGGTCCGAAAGGTAAATTGGATTGGGCTGGTTTCCTCGACAATTCAAAAGATTTACCTAGCGCGTATACTAGCGTACAAGATCAATATTCAAATTTGCCTTCTGCCGATCGTAAAACGATTACGCAGCAGTTCCCGAATACTTTCGGGGATATCCGCAACAGCAAAAGCTTACCTAATATCGGTTTGCAGTTCTCTACCGGAAGCACTATGCAAATGGAGAATGGTCACCGCCTGGGGTATTTATTAGCGGTAAATTACGGTACTTCCCGCAGACTTACGCAAGGGGAAAGAAGTGATTTTGACATCGAGAAAAATCAAATGAACTTCAGCGCTACCGATAATTTTGAAGAATCCCGCAACCTCGGTGCATTGTTGAATCTCGCGTATTCTTATAATAAAAGCAAAATCGCGTGGAAGAACTTTTTCAACAACGATTTTGATCTGAATTATTTAACCCGTAACGGTTGGAATTTCCGTAGCGCCGGCGATACCATGTTGGTGAACGGTTCTTCTGCCGAGACAACACAAAACGGCTTATTCAATTCAGTTGTAGAAGGTACGCACCAGTTAGGTAACCAGCACATCATCGTGGATTGGAATGCTTCATATGGCCGCGCTTACCGCAACCAACCTGATCAAAGAATCTTCTCTTCATTTAATAATAATGATCCTCAACAACCGTACTATGTAATCATCAGTAACGTGAATAGTCCTCAACCTAACTCTTTAGGCCGTATCTATTCCAACCTTACGGAAAATATTTACGGTGGTGGATTGAACGTAACCGTGCCGTTTAAATTATTCAATGAAAATGCGAAGTTCAAAGCCGGTGCCTTGAAAAACTACCGTAGCCGCGATTTCGGTGTAACTGCATTAGGTTATACAGATGTTAGGTACGGGCAAAATATCACTTTAGATAAAGGATTGAACGAATCCAACATCTTCTCCCCCGAGAATTTGGAGAAATACAATATCGTATTATCGAAATTGGATTTGAACTCTACCGATTATAAAGGTACCTCCGATTTAAACGCCGGTTACCTGATGTTGGATAACCGCCTGTTGAAAAACTTGCGCATGGTGTGGGGCGCACGTATCGAAAACTATGTGCAAGAATTAAAATCACCGGGAAAAGCGAATCAAAAATATACGAATACAGATGTATTGCCTTCCGTAAACTTGACTTACAACCTTACCGAAAAATCCAATTTGAGAGGTTCGTTCTTCATGGCTGTAAACAGGCCTGAGTTCCGCGAGTTGGCAGCCTATTCACAATATGATTATGAGAATGATTTCATTATCAGGGGTGAAACGGAGTTGAAACGTAGTACCAGTTTGAATGCCGATATGCGCTATGAATTTTACAGCGGCATCGGTGAGATCATTTCCGCATCAGTATTCTATAAAAAATTTACTGACCCGATCGAGCAAATCAACTTGGGTAATAAAATATTGACTTATCAAAATGCCGTTTCAGCTACGACGATCGGCGCCGAGTTGGAAGTGCGTAAAAACCTCGCATTCCTTGCTAGCAATAGTTTCTTAAAAAATATGACTTTCTACGTAAATGCATCTTTAATCAATGGCGATATCACCTTGCAAAACCGCGGAAACCTTTCCAGCCCGATGCAAGGGCAATCACCTTACCTGATTAATAGTGGTTTAACCTATGCAGCGCCGGAAGGATTTGCATTCAACATCTTGTATAACAAGGTAGGAGAAAGGTTGAAGTTCCGTGGAGAACAAGGTGGCGTAGATGTATTCGAGAAAGCCAGGGATGTGATCGATTTACAGTTGAGCAAATCGATCCTGAACCAAAGAGGTGAAATCAAGTTGAATGTCAGCGATATTTTGGCGCAACCGATCCGTTATTATTATAACTATGATGCAGAAGGGAAAACGGCATACGATCCTTCAGTTGATCGCGTGATTAACCAATGGAAACCGGGATCTACCATCTCTTTATCGTTCAAATACAAGTTTGACAAAAAATAG
- a CDS encoding porin: MKSKVCIVVFVLTLCMGKTSKAQFLMDMIDTTTSLGKGMFSMYKKFDAVRLSGYMQPQFQYIQTRGAESFAGGDFKEHVDNRFMLRRGRIKVDYERFNKEGYPVMQFAFQFDGTERGVNIRDFFGRFFENKLNYFSMTIGVFARPIGWEVNYSSSVRETPERGRMSQILMKTERDLGVMFSFEPRQADHPLRNFKVDLGFFNGQGLSGSGDYDSHKDIGTRIALKPKLIANDVQLSAGASMWYGGIEQFTNRVYKMQATGDGHYAFKENSDSSNIGEIAPRHYFGADAQLRFLHPYGKTEFRAEYLAGTQTATAKESETPGIIPIDIDGNYQPLYIRRFDGAYFYFLQNLGSKKHQFVLKYDWYDPNKRVKGTEIGAPNTNTTPADIRYDTFGFGYVYYFDEHLKATFYYDMVKNEDTALPGYTEDLKDNVFTCRLQFQF, from the coding sequence ATGAAAAGTAAGGTTTGCATCGTGGTATTTGTGCTCACCCTTTGTATGGGGAAGACATCAAAGGCCCAGTTTCTGATGGATATGATTGATACTACTACCAGCTTGGGAAAGGGTATGTTTTCCATGTACAAGAAATTTGATGCCGTTAGGTTAAGTGGTTATATGCAGCCCCAATTTCAATATATCCAAACAAGAGGCGCCGAATCCTTTGCCGGCGGAGATTTTAAAGAACATGTTGATAATCGCTTCATGTTACGCCGCGGCCGTATCAAGGTAGATTACGAGCGTTTCAATAAGGAAGGGTACCCGGTTATGCAGTTTGCCTTCCAGTTTGATGGAACAGAACGCGGGGTGAACATACGCGATTTCTTCGGTCGTTTTTTTGAGAATAAATTGAATTATTTCTCTATGACAATTGGTGTGTTTGCAAGACCTATCGGTTGGGAAGTGAATTATTCATCCAGCGTACGTGAAACGCCCGAAAGGGGCCGTATGTCACAAATCCTGATGAAAACAGAGCGGGATTTAGGGGTGATGTTTTCTTTTGAACCAAGGCAAGCGGATCATCCATTGCGCAACTTCAAAGTGGACCTGGGGTTCTTTAATGGACAAGGTTTATCAGGCAGCGGGGATTATGACAGCCACAAGGATATCGGCACCAGGATAGCGCTAAAACCAAAATTAATAGCCAATGATGTACAGCTTTCTGCCGGGGCATCAATGTGGTATGGAGGAATCGAGCAGTTTACGAACCGGGTTTACAAAATGCAGGCTACTGGCGACGGACATTACGCTTTTAAAGAAAATTCAGATTCTTCAAATATCGGGGAGATTGCCCCGAGGCATTATTTCGGTGCGGATGCCCAACTAAGGTTTTTACATCCTTATGGCAAAACGGAGTTCAGGGCCGAATACTTGGCTGGTACGCAAACTGCTACAGCAAAGGAGTCTGAAACCCCCGGCATCATACCCATTGATATAGACGGGAATTACCAGCCTTTGTATATCCGCCGTTTTGATGGAGCGTACTTCTACTTTTTACAAAACCTTGGGAGCAAGAAACACCAATTCGTGTTAAAATACGATTGGTATGATCCGAATAAAAGAGTGAAAGGAACAGAAATAGGTGCACCGAATACGAATACTACACCGGCAGATATCAGGTATGACACGTTCGGATTTGGATATGTTTATTACTTCGATGAACATCTAAAAGCGACATTCTATTACGATATGGTGAAAAATGAGGATACCGCGCTGCCCGGGTATACGGAGGATTTAAAGGATAATGTATTTACGTGCAGGTTGCAATTTCAATTTTGA